A genomic segment from Candidatus Korarchaeum cryptofilum OPF8 encodes:
- a CDS encoding FGGY family carbohydrate kinase — protein MYGVIDIGTTGIKLSVYDEELRKIHYEKHILGFEQLESGFIEQDSRRLAEVVRGLSKKARELGVKKLGICTYRASVLAWRKDGSPLTNVITWMDGRGIEVISKLSMIARALKKLSGSLNTILSPDSPAVLLKWIYERMGIEKDVEDGKAFAWTLDSFLIYNLSGKFLSDSTNATLTGLIHPKDLSKIDIVFDLLKLPGVTPDVVENVADLGRFEGMDLVVSIADQQSAAVGIGVLERGKVESVHGTGSFIEAATSEFTMPKGGLIPLIILNLGGRRVYGLEGFIRSTGSTVDWLKEVGLFSSYDEMEELARMGRRKAILVPSLGGLRVPRADKLRGIITGLDLSTRRADIVSGIAWGISIHLAIIIERMRSHLGSLREPLLSAGGYSRSDSFLRRLSDLSGMRVARVKDTEASSFGVAKLLAYSDGKLSYEDLHETPEVDASFEPGMSEDERNFLIKEYSKLLEVITSCERNPFMRGSF, from the coding sequence ATGTATGGAGTGATAGATATCGGTACCACCGGGATAAAGCTCTCAGTTTACGATGAGGAGCTCAGGAAGATCCATTATGAGAAGCACATTCTGGGCTTCGAGCAGTTGGAAAGCGGCTTCATAGAGCAGGATAGTAGGAGACTGGCTGAGGTAGTGAGAGGGCTTTCCAAGAAAGCTAGGGAACTAGGAGTAAAGAAACTGGGCATATGCACTTACAGAGCATCTGTACTAGCTTGGAGGAAGGATGGAAGCCCCCTGACTAACGTGATAACTTGGATGGATGGAAGAGGAATTGAAGTCATATCTAAACTTTCAATGATAGCTAGGGCCTTGAAGAAGCTCAGCGGATCCCTCAATACGATACTGAGTCCGGATTCACCAGCGGTTCTGCTGAAATGGATATATGAGAGGATGGGGATTGAGAAAGACGTAGAGGATGGCAAAGCTTTCGCATGGACCCTGGACTCCTTCCTAATTTACAATCTGTCTGGGAAGTTCCTATCAGATTCTACTAACGCGACTCTCACTGGATTGATACATCCGAAGGACCTGTCCAAGATAGATATAGTCTTCGATCTCTTGAAGCTCCCTGGAGTAACTCCCGATGTCGTTGAAAATGTCGCTGATCTCGGGAGATTTGAGGGCATGGATTTGGTCGTCTCGATAGCTGATCAACAATCAGCAGCCGTGGGCATAGGGGTCTTAGAGAGGGGGAAGGTCGAGAGCGTCCATGGGACCGGTAGTTTCATAGAGGCAGCGACATCCGAATTCACAATGCCCAAAGGGGGATTAATTCCACTCATAATCCTGAACTTGGGAGGGAGGAGGGTCTACGGATTGGAGGGGTTCATAAGATCGACTGGATCCACTGTAGACTGGCTTAAGGAAGTGGGCCTCTTCTCGAGTTACGATGAGATGGAGGAACTAGCTAGGATGGGGAGGAGGAAAGCGATACTCGTACCCTCATTGGGGGGCCTAAGGGTCCCCAGGGCAGATAAATTGAGGGGCATCATAACCGGGCTCGATCTCTCGACGAGGAGAGCCGATATAGTTTCGGGAATCGCCTGGGGAATCTCAATCCACCTGGCGATCATAATAGAGAGGATGAGGTCCCATTTGGGATCCCTGAGGGAGCCCCTACTCTCGGCAGGAGGATATTCTAGGTCAGATTCCTTCCTCCGGAGGCTCTCAGACCTAAGCGGGATGAGGGTAGCGAGAGTGAAGGATACTGAAGCTAGCTCATTCGGTGTCGCGAAGTTACTGGCTTACTCCGATGGGAAATTGAGTTACGAAGATCTCCATGAGACCCCCGAGGTGGATGCCTCTTTCGAGCCTGGGATGAGTGAGGATGAGAGGAATTTCCTAATTAAGGAATACTCGAAGCTTCTGGAGGTGATAACTAGTTGCGAGAGGAATCCTTTCATGAGGGGGAGTTTCTGA
- a CDS encoding amino acid ABC transporter permease: MFWYDLASSLLVGTMNTLELLLISAPLGAGLGIAIGILGSRKGFLSILARAFSSIFRGFPLLVTLFIVFFGLTDFGIYLSPTASAIISFILCSSAYISEYFRGAILSIDEGQSLAAKAIGMNETQEFLHIIVPQAIRRALPSISNEIVYMVQYSSLAFAVGVQEVYSVAKSFNSLYFRPLEIFSILALIYLSMTALVTLAFRKLTERLRIP; encoded by the coding sequence ATGTTCTGGTATGATCTGGCATCCTCATTGCTAGTGGGAACGATGAATACGTTGGAGCTGCTGCTCATCTCCGCTCCTCTGGGAGCGGGGCTTGGGATAGCTATAGGGATCCTCGGCTCCAGGAAAGGATTCCTCAGCATTCTAGCTAGGGCATTCTCATCTATCTTCAGGGGATTCCCCCTGCTAGTAACTTTATTCATAGTCTTCTTCGGCCTAACGGATTTCGGTATTTACTTGAGCCCAACTGCTTCAGCTATAATATCCTTCATCCTATGCAGCAGCGCCTACATATCAGAGTACTTCAGAGGAGCTATATTATCGATAGATGAGGGGCAAAGCTTAGCAGCGAAAGCTATAGGGATGAATGAAACCCAGGAATTCCTCCACATAATAGTACCTCAGGCGATAAGGAGGGCCCTCCCCAGCATATCAAATGAGATAGTTTACATGGTCCAGTACTCATCCCTAGCATTCGCAGTAGGTGTTCAAGAGGTATACAGCGTCGCTAAGAGCTTCAACTCCCTTTACTTCAGGCCCCTGGAGATATTCTCAATATTAGCCCTCATATACCTCTCAATGACGGCTCTCGTTACCTTAGCCTTCAGGAAGCTGACTGAGAGACTCAGAATACCTTAA
- a CDS encoding ACT domain-containing protein: MSEEVYDFVVMDSKSRVTIPLKIRKILGLREGMKLLLIANSSKKELRIIPLLELQAKVYRLRIVMSDRPGVLARAASLLAEERVDLIMTESRTIRRGETAEWVIVADLSNCQLDVSALVERIKSLEFVKSVEITQMGYKPERGM, encoded by the coding sequence ATGTCGGAGGAAGTTTACGACTTCGTGGTGATGGATTCGAAGAGCAGGGTCACTATCCCCCTGAAGATAAGGAAGATACTGGGATTGAGGGAGGGCATGAAGCTCCTATTGATCGCTAATTCATCCAAGAAGGAGCTCCGAATAATACCTCTTCTAGAGCTCCAGGCCAAAGTGTATAGGCTGAGGATAGTTATGTCGGACAGGCCCGGAGTATTAGCTAGAGCTGCTAGCCTTTTGGCTGAGGAGAGAGTGGATCTAATCATGACGGAATCCAGGACGATAAGGAGGGGCGAGACAGCTGAGTGGGTCATAGTAGCAGATCTATCGAACTGCCAGCTCGATGTATCAGCTCTAGTGGAGAGGATAAAGAGCCTCGAATTCGTTAAGAGCGTTGAGATAACGCAGATGGGATATAAGCCCGAGAGAGGAATGTAA
- a CDS encoding PKD domain-containing protein yields MMKKSLPLLALLLLTLQSLSAYNIVQEEMKPIQTNPADIWSDRGGEGPNVTCGYAKVGENVTFFFRVGSPTYLRIVITKPDGSEVEVMKSSQVFPGITYRFHQLFVDPGMRVIKLIGYSGNVLDYCTIHVVTSFTGGDVWTEAGGRGPQIDGGVLIAGNPVRILFSVNVTSEVQLFLYGPERKEELLFSGRLEGGKTETLLLEGLKEGKYTLKLLQGSKILDSCDFSVIKPVERIPPSIRISSINVNGSIVSINGEAFPGTPNTSLIISWDWGDGSYEEGPFPRMHRYEREGKYTIRIVAKQSDGLSANFTYSVLIATSTTPTKIAEGSVTSEVKTMNATKEETVTIVEEKTPSELIAFILGALASALIITAISRILKRT; encoded by the coding sequence ATGATGAAAAAATCGTTGCCCCTACTCGCTCTACTGCTGCTCACTTTACAGAGCCTCTCAGCTTATAATATCGTTCAGGAGGAGATGAAGCCTATTCAGACAAATCCAGCCGATATATGGTCGGATAGAGGTGGAGAAGGCCCAAATGTCACTTGCGGTTATGCTAAGGTTGGGGAGAACGTGACTTTCTTCTTCAGGGTCGGCTCACCCACTTACCTTAGGATAGTGATCACGAAGCCAGATGGTAGCGAAGTTGAGGTGATGAAGAGCTCTCAGGTCTTCCCGGGTATCACTTACAGATTCCATCAGCTATTCGTAGACCCGGGGATGAGGGTGATAAAGCTAATCGGATACAGCGGAAACGTCCTGGACTACTGCACGATCCACGTGGTCACTTCTTTCACGGGCGGGGATGTCTGGACTGAAGCCGGAGGAAGAGGGCCTCAAATAGATGGAGGTGTCTTGATAGCCGGAAATCCGGTCAGAATACTTTTCTCAGTTAACGTGACGAGCGAAGTTCAGCTATTCCTCTATGGACCAGAGAGGAAGGAGGAGCTCCTCTTCTCAGGTAGGCTTGAGGGAGGTAAGACTGAGACACTATTACTGGAGGGCCTGAAGGAAGGAAAGTATACGCTGAAGCTCCTCCAGGGGAGCAAAATACTGGATTCATGCGACTTCTCAGTCATAAAGCCCGTCGAGAGGATACCCCCATCCATAAGGATAAGCAGTATAAATGTGAACGGATCCATCGTCTCTATCAACGGGGAAGCCTTCCCAGGGACCCCTAATACATCCCTGATAATCTCATGGGATTGGGGAGACGGGAGCTATGAGGAGGGGCCCTTCCCTAGGATGCATAGGTATGAGAGAGAGGGCAAATATACGATAAGGATTGTTGCGAAGCAATCTGATGGCTTATCAGCCAACTTCACTTACTCAGTACTCATAGCCACTTCTACGACCCCCACTAAGATCGCTGAGGGGAGCGTGACATCTGAAGTTAAGACGATGAACGCGACTAAGGAGGAGACGGTCACTATCGTTGAGGAGAAAACCCCATCAGAGCTGATCGCTTTCATTTTGGGGGCTTTGGCATCGGCCCTGATAATAACAGCCATATCCAGGATCCTGAAAAGGACTTAA
- a CDS encoding ECF transporter S component encodes MSKQFSTTGIVAMAIGTALYAAFNVFFNILQLPGTQLVALRPSVSIPMFFGYVFGPVVGFVSGFLGNIISDAISWGGFWWNWDVGNGLLGLIPGLASYFISREDIFRRKGYVACILLSIIGSIVGMGFAAYTDYIFGYGISTIEEATYALFLPAAVTDAINGAIITPILVAAYASAVKGRARRV; translated from the coding sequence ATGAGCAAGCAGTTCTCGACTACCGGTATTGTGGCGATGGCAATAGGTACAGCCTTGTATGCGGCATTCAACGTCTTCTTCAACATATTGCAGCTTCCAGGCACTCAGTTAGTTGCTCTCAGGCCAAGCGTGTCCATCCCTATGTTCTTCGGTTATGTCTTCGGCCCAGTAGTGGGCTTCGTATCCGGGTTCCTGGGGAACATTATAAGCGACGCCATAAGCTGGGGAGGCTTCTGGTGGAACTGGGACGTTGGCAATGGTTTGCTAGGGCTCATCCCCGGATTAGCATCTTACTTCATATCGAGGGAGGATATATTCAGGAGGAAGGGATACGTCGCGTGCATATTACTCTCTATAATAGGATCTATCGTTGGGATGGGATTCGCGGCTTACACAGATTATATATTCGGTTACGGGATCTCAACTATAGAGGAAGCCACTTACGCCCTCTTCCTCCCAGCCGCTGTGACCGATGCTATAAATGGAGCTATAATAACGCCCATATTGGTAGCTGCTTACGCATCAGCCGTTAAGGGGAGGGCAAGGAGAGTCTGA
- a CDS encoding NAD(P)/FAD-dependent oxidoreductase translates to MRRYDVIIIGAGITGLMISYKLSHYKLRILTIDKNPEPGWGVSRAHAAIVHVVQLPFKSLKSKLARLGNPELIKICEELGVRYKRTSTLILATELHQLLSLPFVYLYLKVNLRGFDVKLRGRGYLMREEPNLSKRVLGAIEVNGYAVVDNFDLLYGLYEFSKMNGVDFSFNERVLGIEMRDREVRVLTDKGEYEASYLINAAGLWADEIAKMTGEDIEFEPGKGILVIFDKSVSKRLLAPLYLKPDPKTKGGAIMFTHDGRGLWGPNLRMASGKEDISVDGQDIEMIMGKFSKLIDADPGIPLKAYAGIRPIPPQNDFIVKRSGERMIHILGTESPGFTASPALANIVIGMLGIRLEEKEVRKREKFRRARDDPKNSKGRVICLCNLVTEEEIREAVRRGSRTLQGVTFRTGACMGTCQGSRCLADVLEVMASEMGVDVREIQLRGDGSWIVS, encoded by the coding sequence ATGAGGAGATACGATGTCATAATCATCGGAGCCGGGATAACAGGCCTGATGATCTCTTATAAGCTCTCCCATTACAAATTGAGGATTCTAACGATAGATAAGAACCCCGAACCGGGATGGGGAGTCTCTAGAGCTCATGCAGCTATAGTACATGTGGTTCAACTCCCATTCAAATCCCTGAAGAGTAAGCTAGCTAGATTGGGCAATCCAGAGCTTATCAAGATATGCGAGGAACTTGGAGTCAGGTATAAGAGGACCAGCACGCTTATATTAGCTACTGAGCTCCATCAACTCCTCTCCCTCCCTTTCGTCTACCTCTACCTCAAGGTGAACTTGAGGGGCTTCGATGTGAAGCTGAGGGGGAGGGGCTACTTGATGAGGGAGGAACCGAACTTATCCAAGAGGGTCCTGGGAGCGATAGAAGTAAATGGTTACGCTGTAGTAGATAACTTCGACCTCCTATACGGCCTCTACGAATTCTCGAAGATGAATGGTGTCGATTTCTCGTTCAATGAGAGAGTATTGGGGATAGAGATGAGGGATCGGGAGGTGAGAGTCCTAACTGATAAGGGGGAATATGAGGCAAGCTATTTGATCAACGCAGCCGGCCTCTGGGCTGATGAGATAGCTAAAATGACTGGTGAGGACATTGAGTTCGAGCCGGGCAAGGGTATTCTCGTCATATTCGATAAGTCCGTCTCCAAGAGGCTATTGGCCCCCCTGTACCTAAAACCCGATCCTAAAACGAAGGGAGGGGCCATAATGTTCACTCACGACGGCAGGGGGCTCTGGGGTCCTAACTTGAGGATGGCGAGCGGGAAGGAAGACATCTCCGTGGATGGGCAGGATATCGAGATGATAATGGGGAAGTTCTCGAAATTGATAGATGCGGATCCCGGGATCCCCCTGAAAGCCTACGCGGGCATAAGGCCCATCCCCCCTCAGAACGATTTCATCGTGAAGAGGTCTGGGGAGAGGATGATCCACATATTGGGGACCGAGTCACCCGGCTTCACGGCATCACCAGCATTAGCTAATATCGTCATAGGTATGCTGGGCATCCGGCTGGAGGAGAAGGAAGTTAGGAAGAGGGAGAAGTTCAGGAGAGCTAGGGACGATCCGAAAAACTCTAAAGGGAGGGTAATCTGCCTCTGCAATCTCGTTACGGAGGAGGAGATAAGGGAGGCAGTGAGGAGAGGATCTAGGACGCTTCAAGGGGTCACCTTCAGGACAGGAGCATGCATGGGGACCTGTCAGGGATCTAGGTGCCTAGCTGATGTCCTGGAGGTCATGGCTAGTGAGATGGGCGTGGACGTTAGGGAGATACAGTTGAGGGGGGACGGGAGTTGGATCGTTTCCTGA
- a CDS encoding energy-coupling factor transporter transmembrane component T family protein has translation MSTRFIKYIEGESPIHKLDPRAKLTFIFFLVISLSLAYSIYSVIPLLLISLAFYSLARLPWSKTRATWKFILLIILFLSLLNYTTIVLLYAKGPLIETLTSPEVVKRALTPVLKLLSLALATATLVFTTPPNLYAPALGQMGVPYKAAYIIQLALRYIPEFIAEMNKTLEAQMARGFRPRGGRNPIAKLISIIPLVVPVTISATLSIYDIADSMELRGFGEERCHTWYRELKLSKKDKLLVAASYLMGAIYIALFIIPH, from the coding sequence ATGTCCACTAGGTTCATAAAGTACATAGAAGGGGAGAGCCCGATCCATAAGCTGGATCCTAGGGCCAAGCTTACCTTCATCTTTTTTCTCGTGATAAGCCTGAGCTTAGCTTACAGCATATACTCCGTAATTCCGCTCCTATTGATATCTCTGGCCTTCTACTCCCTAGCCAGACTCCCCTGGAGCAAGACTAGGGCCACTTGGAAGTTCATCCTCCTGATAATACTCTTCCTCTCCCTCCTTAATTACACCACTATAGTGCTCCTATACGCGAAGGGCCCCCTCATCGAGACCCTCACCTCCCCGGAGGTGGTGAAGAGGGCCCTCACTCCCGTGTTGAAGCTGCTCTCCCTAGCCCTAGCTACCGCGACTCTAGTATTCACGACACCGCCCAATCTATACGCCCCAGCTTTGGGGCAGATGGGGGTACCTTACAAAGCTGCTTACATAATACAGCTGGCCCTCAGGTACATACCGGAGTTCATAGCTGAGATGAACAAAACGCTCGAGGCTCAGATGGCTAGGGGCTTCAGGCCGAGGGGTGGGAGGAACCCCATAGCTAAGCTAATCTCAATAATACCGCTCGTAGTCCCTGTCACGATCTCAGCGACGCTCTCAATTTATGATATAGCTGACTCCATGGAGCTCAGGGGCTTCGGGGAGGAGAGGTGTCACACGTGGTACAGGGAGCTCAAGTTATCTAAGAAGGATAAGCTATTGGTGGCAGCATCTTACCTGATGGGAGCCATATATATCGCTCTCTTCATAATTCCTCATTAA
- a CDS encoding amino acid ABC transporter ATP-binding protein, translating to MMLRIEDLRKRYSGVEVLKGVDLELRKGETKVIMGPSGAGKSTLLKCINLLVRPDGGRIFINGEEITSKNDVYRVRQKIGFVFQEFNLFNHLTVMGNVTIGLTKVKGMSKNDAILKAKEVLRAVRIGEELWDRYPAQLSGGQKQRVAIARALAMDPVLMLYDEPTSALDPQLSMEVLSVMRELSKRGMTSLVVTHELSFAIEAASSIAVMYDGRIVEEGRPEEIIRSPKTAEARAIFKGRLNYVLV from the coding sequence ATGATGCTCAGGATAGAGGATCTTAGGAAGAGGTACTCAGGAGTAGAGGTACTCAAGGGAGTCGACTTAGAGCTGAGGAAGGGGGAGACGAAAGTCATAATGGGGCCGAGTGGAGCCGGGAAGAGCACCTTGCTCAAGTGCATAAACCTCCTCGTGAGGCCGGATGGCGGTAGGATATTCATAAATGGCGAGGAGATAACATCGAAGAACGATGTATACAGGGTGAGGCAGAAGATCGGCTTCGTCTTTCAGGAGTTCAATTTGTTCAACCACTTGACGGTGATGGGGAACGTCACGATAGGGCTGACGAAAGTGAAGGGTATGAGCAAGAATGATGCCATTTTGAAAGCGAAGGAAGTCCTCAGGGCTGTTAGGATAGGGGAGGAGCTCTGGGACAGGTATCCGGCTCAGCTATCAGGGGGGCAGAAGCAGAGGGTAGCTATAGCGAGGGCCCTCGCTATGGATCCTGTATTGATGCTTTACGATGAGCCCACATCCGCTCTAGATCCCCAGCTATCGATGGAAGTGCTCAGCGTGATGAGGGAGCTATCCAAGAGGGGGATGACCAGCTTAGTGGTGACCCACGAGCTGAGTTTCGCTATCGAAGCTGCCAGTAGCATAGCTGTGATGTACGATGGGAGGATAGTGGAAGAGGGGAGGCCTGAAGAGATAATCAGGAGCCCTAAGACGGCTGAGGCTAGAGCTATATTCAAAGGGAGGTTGAATTATGTTCTGGTATGA
- a CDS encoding ABC transporter substrate-binding protein, whose product MVGRYIAVLLLGLLLGAAVGYAIPKQGSCLFERSKFSDAPSGEVTIIYGFDANYPPFTVMQPNGTPVGFDVDLMNLIAEKYGWKIVYKPWDWSTIVTALENGDIDVIASGMTFNAARSQKIWFSVPYYSYVHQLVVRSEDKRSFDEILNSNEYIAVQLGSTSDEWADRLIKAGYKFKKLGLDSYVSALEALLDGRASAVITDSAFLGPYLKKDPDLAAKVKVLGSIGAPNVYAIATRPQDKWLRDKINEALEELMNSPKWNELLKKWGLD is encoded by the coding sequence ATGGTGGGAAGATATATAGCCGTCCTCCTGCTCGGCCTCCTATTGGGCGCAGCCGTAGGCTACGCTATCCCGAAGCAAGGGAGCTGCCTATTCGAGAGGTCTAAGTTCTCAGACGCTCCCAGCGGGGAGGTGACCATAATCTACGGGTTCGATGCTAACTATCCGCCTTTCACAGTCATGCAGCCTAATGGAACGCCAGTGGGCTTCGATGTGGACTTGATGAATTTGATAGCTGAGAAGTACGGTTGGAAGATAGTCTACAAGCCATGGGATTGGTCAACGATAGTGACTGCGCTTGAGAATGGGGATATAGATGTCATCGCATCAGGAATGACATTCAATGCCGCGAGATCCCAGAAGATATGGTTCTCAGTCCCTTATTACTCTTATGTGCACCAGCTCGTCGTCAGGAGTGAGGATAAGAGGAGCTTCGATGAGATACTTAATTCCAATGAATATATAGCTGTCCAATTGGGCTCTACATCCGATGAATGGGCCGATAGGCTCATCAAGGCCGGATATAAGTTCAAGAAACTTGGTCTGGATTCTTACGTCTCCGCTCTCGAGGCGCTCCTCGATGGTAGGGCTTCAGCTGTGATAACTGACTCAGCTTTCCTCGGGCCTTACCTGAAGAAGGATCCAGATTTAGCGGCTAAGGTCAAGGTCCTCGGGAGCATAGGCGCCCCTAACGTCTACGCTATAGCTACTAGGCCCCAGGATAAGTGGCTGAGGGATAAGATAAACGAGGCCCTGGAGGAGCTCATGAACAGTCCGAAGTGGAATGAGTTACTGAAGAAGTGGGGGCTCGATTGA
- a CDS encoding creatininase family protein has product MAGCGGVLEGDDRIMIPLGSTEQHGRHAPLGTDSLLAIALAEDASERTGVLIAPPIWYGWSPHHMVAPGTVSVRPEVLIELLYDAIRSLSRHGFRKFVLINGHRLANLPWIQIASERAQRELKVSIFIFDPLYMSLDLRKKVDFGPFGHGDDMETSHLMHKFPELVRMEEAKDYVPERVVYADPLEPKDTLCYIPSTEERMMEIKESTGDTIIGTPSRSDPDKGKLYHEHLVGRLVELLQSIR; this is encoded by the coding sequence GTGGCCGGATGTGGAGGAGTACTTGAGGGGGACGATAGGATAATGATACCCCTGGGCAGCACTGAGCAGCACGGCAGGCATGCGCCTCTAGGTACTGATTCCCTCCTCGCAATAGCTCTAGCTGAGGATGCTAGCGAGAGGACCGGAGTGTTAATCGCCCCTCCCATCTGGTACGGTTGGAGCCCGCATCATATGGTAGCTCCGGGTACCGTTAGCGTGAGGCCCGAGGTACTAATTGAGCTACTATACGATGCGATCAGATCGCTCTCGAGGCACGGCTTCAGGAAGTTCGTCCTCATAAATGGCCATAGGTTAGCTAACCTCCCCTGGATACAGATAGCCTCTGAGAGAGCCCAGAGGGAGCTCAAGGTCAGCATCTTCATATTCGATCCCCTCTATATGAGCCTCGATCTGAGGAAAAAGGTAGATTTCGGTCCATTCGGTCATGGAGACGATATGGAAACCTCCCATCTCATGCACAAATTCCCGGAGTTGGTGAGGATGGAGGAAGCTAAAGATTACGTCCCCGAGAGGGTTGTGTACGCAGACCCCTTGGAGCCCAAGGATACACTTTGCTACATCCCCAGCACCGAGGAGAGGATGATGGAGATAAAGGAATCGACCGGGGATACGATCATAGGTACGCCTAGCAGGTCCGATCCGGACAAAGGAAAGTTATATCATGAGCATTTAGTCGGGAGATTGGTAGAATTGCTTCAGAGCATCAGATAA
- a CDS encoding amino acid ABC transporter permease, which produces MPSVIEYIPFLMEGSLWTLSLVALGLSLGFSLGLPIAIMKFYGARLDAYVWFMRGTPLIVLLSLLYWGVFPALGVKIGPFETSVIALGLRSSAYQSQIFLSALNSVDSDQIIAARSIGMRERQVVAYVLLPQALRISLPSWSNEYAIMLKDSSICFALGVMEILTRARYISVATGSALLPYLLAGILFFSLTHAGTSAIELIYRRVRIKGTLGAG; this is translated from the coding sequence ATGCCTTCAGTCATAGAATACATACCCTTTTTGATGGAGGGTTCCCTTTGGACCCTCTCCCTAGTGGCTCTAGGCCTCTCCCTCGGCTTCTCTCTCGGGTTGCCCATAGCCATAATGAAGTTCTACGGAGCGAGGCTGGATGCTTACGTCTGGTTCATGAGGGGGACCCCTCTCATAGTCCTCCTCTCCCTCCTCTACTGGGGGGTCTTCCCGGCATTAGGGGTGAAAATAGGCCCCTTTGAGACGAGCGTGATAGCTCTGGGCCTGAGGAGCAGCGCCTATCAATCTCAGATATTCCTAAGCGCTCTTAACTCTGTGGATAGCGATCAGATAATCGCTGCTAGGTCGATAGGGATGAGGGAGAGGCAGGTTGTGGCTTATGTACTGCTCCCTCAAGCCCTTAGGATCTCCCTGCCGTCTTGGTCGAATGAGTACGCGATAATGCTGAAGGACTCCTCCATATGCTTCGCTCTGGGAGTCATGGAGATACTGACTAGAGCTAGATACATTTCCGTAGCGACTGGATCAGCTCTCCTTCCCTATCTTCTCGCCGGAATCCTCTTCTTCTCCTTAACTCACGCGGGGACTAGCGCAATAGAGCTCATCTACAGAAGGGTGAGGATCAAGGGAACTCTGGGGGCTGGATGA
- the arsB gene encoding ACR3 family arsenite efflux transporter, translating into MERKLGLIEKYLTIWIFLAMIFGIALGYFYPGISIMLAGMSVGTTSIPIAAGLILMMYPPLAKVRYEEMGKIFKNLKLLSFSLAQNWIFGPIVMFLLAITLLRDLPAFMMGVILVGLARCIAMVIVWNELAEGDRELAVGLVAFNAIFQILFYAVYIYIFITLALTGLGLAQGVEVNVSILDAAKTVFIYLGIPFIAGVLTRYLSFALKGRDWFERNLVPKISPITPAALLFTIVVMFSLKGEYIVELPYNVLRVALPLALYFMIMWFLTFFIAYKLGIDYPKATAVSFTAASNDFELAIAVAIAIWGINSDQAFATVIGPLIEVPVLISLVNVALRFREKLYGIKS; encoded by the coding sequence ATGGAGAGGAAGCTCGGCCTCATCGAGAAGTACCTCACGATCTGGATCTTCCTGGCTATGATCTTCGGCATCGCCCTGGGCTACTTCTACCCCGGGATTTCGATCATGCTAGCCGGTATGAGCGTGGGCACGACCTCCATTCCCATAGCCGCTGGGCTGATTTTGATGATGTACCCGCCGCTAGCTAAAGTCAGGTACGAGGAGATGGGAAAAATTTTCAAAAATTTGAAGCTATTATCCTTTTCTTTAGCCCAGAACTGGATCTTCGGTCCTATAGTCATGTTCCTTCTGGCAATAACGCTCCTACGTGACCTTCCAGCTTTCATGATGGGAGTGATACTCGTCGGTCTCGCTAGGTGCATCGCGATGGTGATAGTCTGGAATGAACTAGCTGAGGGGGATAGGGAGCTAGCTGTAGGACTCGTGGCCTTCAATGCGATCTTCCAGATATTATTTTACGCTGTCTACATATATATCTTCATAACCCTAGCTTTAACTGGCCTGGGACTGGCTCAGGGGGTTGAGGTAAACGTCAGCATTCTGGATGCAGCTAAGACAGTCTTCATCTACTTAGGGATACCTTTCATAGCTGGTGTACTGACTAGATACCTGAGCTTCGCGTTGAAAGGGAGGGATTGGTTCGAGAGGAATTTGGTCCCTAAGATAAGTCCGATAACTCCGGCAGCGCTCCTCTTCACCATAGTGGTGATGTTCTCCTTGAAGGGGGAGTACATAGTGGAGCTGCCCTACAACGTACTGAGGGTAGCTTTGCCCCTCGCCCTCTACTTCATGATAATGTGGTTCCTGACATTCTTCATAGCTTACAAGCTGGGAATAGATTATCCTAAAGCGACGGCAGTCTCATTCACAGCAGCCAGTAATGATTTTGAACTAGCGATAGCCGTTGCAATAGCGATATGGGGGATAAATAGCGATCAAGCTTTCGCGACCGTCATAGGACCGCTGATAGAGGTGCCCGTGCTCATAAGCTTAGTAAATGTGGCTTTAAGGTTCAGGGAGAAACTATATGGGATCAAATCCTGA